Proteins encoded in a region of the Pseudomonas viciae genome:
- the tssC gene encoding type VI secretion system contractile sheath large subunit translates to MSTPAAQQQTQDNGDYSILESIIAQTRLTPDDEAYDIAKRGVSAFIEELLKPQNSGEPVKKAMVDRMIAEIDAKLSRQVDEILHHPEFQALESAWRGLQLLVERTNFRENIKIEMLNVSKSDLLDDFEDSPEVMQSGLYKHIYTAEYGQFGGQPVGAIIANYFMSPSSPDVKLMQYVSKVACMSHAPFIAAAGPKFFGLESFTGLPDLKDLKDHFEGPQFSKWQSFRQSEDARYVSLTVPRFLLRNPYDPQENPVKSFVYKETVANSHEHYLWGNTAYAFGTRLTDSFAKFRWCPNIVGPQSGGTVEDLPLHHFESMGEIETKIPTEVLVSDRREYELAEEGFISLSMRKGSDNAAFFSASSVQKQKFFGTSAEDRQAELNYKLGTQLPYMMIVNRLAHYLKVLQREQLGSWKERTDLERELNNWIRQYVADQENPNAEVRGRRPLRAARIVVSDVEGEPGWYRVGLNVRPHFKYMGADFTLSLVGKLDKA, encoded by the coding sequence ATGAGTACCCCTGCTGCACAGCAACAGACCCAAGACAATGGCGATTACAGCATTCTTGAAAGCATCATTGCCCAAACCCGTTTGACCCCGGACGATGAAGCCTACGACATCGCCAAGCGTGGCGTGTCGGCGTTCATCGAAGAGCTGCTCAAGCCGCAGAACAGCGGCGAGCCGGTCAAGAAAGCCATGGTTGATCGCATGATCGCTGAGATCGATGCCAAGCTCAGTCGTCAGGTGGATGAGATCCTCCATCACCCGGAGTTTCAGGCGTTGGAGTCGGCTTGGCGCGGTTTGCAATTGCTGGTTGAACGCACCAACTTCCGCGAAAACATCAAGATTGAAATGCTCAACGTCTCCAAGAGCGATCTGCTGGACGACTTCGAGGACTCACCGGAAGTCATGCAGTCGGGTTTATACAAGCATATCTACACGGCTGAATACGGCCAGTTCGGCGGGCAACCGGTGGGTGCGATTATCGCTAATTACTTTATGTCCCCAAGCTCGCCAGACGTGAAGTTGATGCAGTACGTGTCCAAAGTCGCCTGCATGTCCCATGCGCCGTTCATTGCTGCGGCCGGTCCTAAATTCTTTGGTCTGGAGAGCTTCACCGGCCTGCCGGATCTCAAAGACCTGAAAGACCACTTCGAAGGCCCGCAATTTTCCAAGTGGCAGAGCTTTCGTCAGTCGGAAGACGCTCGCTACGTAAGCCTGACCGTACCGCGCTTCCTGTTGCGCAACCCATACGATCCGCAAGAGAACCCGGTCAAGTCGTTCGTATACAAGGAAACCGTTGCCAACAGTCACGAACATTACCTGTGGGGCAACACTGCGTATGCGTTCGGCACCCGGTTGACCGACAGTTTTGCCAAGTTCCGCTGGTGCCCGAACATCGTCGGTCCACAAAGCGGTGGCACGGTTGAAGACCTTCCATTGCACCACTTCGAGAGCATGGGGGAAATCGAAACCAAGATTCCTACCGAAGTGTTGGTTTCCGATCGCCGCGAATACGAACTGGCCGAGGAAGGCTTCATTTCCCTGTCCATGCGCAAAGGCAGCGATAACGCTGCGTTCTTCTCCGCCAGCTCAGTGCAGAAGCAGAAATTTTTCGGTACCAGCGCCGAGGACAGGCAAGCAGAGCTGAACTACAAACTTGGCACCCAGCTACCGTACATGATGATTGTCAATCGCCTGGCCCATTACTTGAAAGTGCTGCAGCGCGAGCAGTTGGGGTCATGGAAAGAGCGCACGGACCTGGAGCGTGAGCTCAACAACTGGATACGCCAGTACGTGGCTGACCAGGAAAACCCGAATGCCGAAGTCCGTGGCCGTCGTCCGCTGCGTGCGGCCAGGATTGTCGTCAGTGATGTGGAGGGTGAGCCAGGCTGGTACCGCGTTGGCCTGAACGTACGACCTCACTTCAAGTACATGGGCGCCGATTTCACCCTGTCGTTGGTTGGCAAACTGGACAAGGCATAA
- the tssE gene encoding type VI secretion system baseplate subunit TssE has product MTYGSLFERLNGAVQNRAGMSREVCVVTSVAAHLAKMLSTRAGSVQTLSGYGLPDLNDMRLSLHDARSQARKAIETFIESYEPRLRNVCVASLPNNADQLRLSFRIDALLDVEGIKRQVSFSACLDGSGQVRVNQG; this is encoded by the coding sequence ATGACTTATGGCAGCCTTTTCGAGCGCCTGAATGGCGCAGTCCAAAACCGTGCGGGTATGAGCCGAGAGGTTTGCGTCGTGACATCCGTGGCTGCTCACCTGGCCAAGATGCTCAGCACCCGCGCGGGCAGCGTGCAGACTTTATCCGGTTACGGGTTACCGGATCTCAACGACATGCGCCTTAGCCTGCATGACGCCAGGAGTCAGGCCCGGAAGGCAATCGAGACATTCATCGAGTCTTACGAGCCACGCCTCAGGAATGTCTGTGTCGCTTCGTTGCCGAACAATGCCGATCAGCTTCGCTTGTCTTTCCGCATCGACGCTTTGCTGGATGTGGAGGGGATTAAGCGGCAGGTGAGTTTTTCCGCATGCCTGGACGGCAGCGGCCAAGTCAGGGTCAACCAAGGATAG
- the tssF gene encoding type VI secretion system baseplate subunit TssF: protein MSFNHYYQSELTALRQLGRCFAERNPALAPFLGQAGRDPDVERLLEGVAFLTGRLRQKLDDELPELSHSLMHLLWPNYMRPLPAFSILQFDPLQRSGPALRVERDTPVESKPVQDVRCRFLTCYQTEVLALDLTGLSYSVKGDGSLLSLRLEMRCDGHLGELQLSRLRLHFAGERYISQMLYLSLLRKLEGIELIPLDDTGSPISAVDGAPMTFRLCADCVQPVGFAEEEALIPYPLNTFRGYRYLQEYFAFQDKFLFVDVNGLDVLNASPQEALKQMRGLDLRFDIGKSGIQRLRPTLDNVKLYCTPIVNLFKHDAQPIRLDGKQDEYLLLPANYDQEHCGVFCVESVTGWDPGGQGNQAYVPFESFEHDSSFDVPHSRPYYSVRQRPSLLHGGLDTCLAFGARNTQTYETLSIELMCTNQNLPRQLKPGEIDQPAEKSPESLSFRNIGSVTPCFAPPINQDFLWKLISNMSLNYLSLADVSALKVILETYDFPRYYDEQTEKVSKRLLDGLKSIRHRHVDRLHRGLPVRGLRTELTIDPQGYIGEGDVFVFASVLNEFFALYASLNSYHELRVNSTQGEVYQWTPRMGQQPLL from the coding sequence ATGTCGTTCAACCACTATTACCAGAGCGAGTTGACCGCGCTGCGCCAGTTGGGCCGGTGTTTCGCCGAGCGTAACCCGGCGTTGGCACCGTTTCTGGGGCAGGCTGGGCGGGACCCGGATGTGGAACGTTTGTTGGAGGGGGTCGCGTTTCTGACGGGGCGCCTGCGTCAGAAGCTTGATGACGAATTGCCGGAGTTGAGCCATTCGTTGATGCACCTGTTGTGGCCGAACTATATGCGGCCACTGCCGGCCTTCAGTATTTTGCAGTTCGATCCCCTCCAGCGATCCGGACCCGCACTGCGGGTGGAGCGCGATACGCCGGTCGAGAGCAAGCCTGTCCAAGACGTACGTTGCCGTTTTCTGACTTGTTACCAAACTGAGGTCCTGGCGTTGGATCTGACTGGGTTGAGTTATTCGGTAAAGGGGGATGGTTCGCTGTTGAGCTTGCGTCTGGAGATGCGCTGCGACGGTCATTTGGGGGAGTTGCAGTTGAGCCGTTTGCGTCTGCACTTCGCTGGCGAACGGTACATCAGCCAGATGCTCTATCTCAGTCTGTTGCGCAAACTTGAAGGTATCGAGCTGATCCCTCTGGATGATACGGGCAGCCCCATCAGCGCCGTGGACGGTGCTCCAATGACGTTCCGGCTCTGCGCCGACTGTGTCCAACCGGTAGGGTTTGCTGAAGAGGAGGCACTAATCCCGTATCCGTTGAATACCTTTCGCGGCTATCGCTACTTGCAGGAGTACTTTGCCTTTCAGGACAAATTCCTGTTCGTCGACGTCAATGGCCTGGACGTGCTCAACGCTTCACCGCAAGAGGCCCTCAAACAGATGCGTGGTCTGGATCTGCGCTTCGATATTGGCAAGAGCGGCATCCAGCGGCTGCGTCCAACGCTGGATAATGTGAAGCTCTATTGCACGCCTATCGTCAATTTGTTCAAGCATGACGCGCAGCCAATCCGATTGGATGGCAAGCAGGACGAGTACCTGCTGCTGCCGGCCAATTACGACCAGGAGCACTGCGGCGTGTTTTGCGTCGAAAGCGTCACTGGCTGGGACCCCGGCGGCCAGGGTAATCAGGCCTACGTGCCGTTTGAGTCCTTTGAGCACGACTCAAGCTTCGATGTTCCCCACAGCCGCCCCTATTACAGCGTCCGCCAACGTCCGTCACTGCTGCATGGCGGCCTCGACACCTGCCTGGCCTTTGGTGCCCGGAACACTCAGACCTATGAAACCCTGTCGATCGAGCTGATGTGCACCAACCAGAATCTGCCCCGTCAACTCAAGCCCGGTGAGATCGACCAACCCGCCGAAAAGAGCCCTGAGTCGTTGAGCTTTCGCAACATAGGCTCGGTCACCCCGTGCTTCGCTCCGCCAATCAATCAGGACTTCCTCTGGAAGCTGATCAGCAACATGTCACTCAACTATCTGTCGCTGGCTGACGTGAGCGCGCTCAAGGTCATTCTCGAAACCTACGATTTTCCGCGCTACTACGACGAGCAGACAGAGAAAGTCAGCAAGCGCTTGCTGGACGGGCTCAAGTCGATCAGGCATCGCCACGTCGACCGGCTGCATCGCGGGTTGCCGGTTCGCGGCTTGCGCACCGAACTGACCATCGACCCCCAGGGATATATCGGCGAGGGCGATGTGTTCGTTTTTGCTTCGGTTCTTAACGAGTTTTTTGCGCTTTATGCCAGCCTCAATTCGTACCACGAACTGCGGGTGAACAGCACACAAGGAGAGGTGTACCAATGGACACCGCGTATGGGCCAGCAGCCGCTTCTATAA
- the tssG gene encoding type VI secretion system baseplate subunit TssG has product MDTAYGPAAASISVLTRGIREYSLFQAVLLVVDRLREAHPFLDDEDLYERLEFCANPSLGFPGSDIDRLEFFEEHGQVRARLRLNLIGLVGAGSPLPAFYGEQALGDDEEGNPTRDFLDLFHHRLQRLMLPIWRKYRYCASFQRGARDPFSEQLLALIGLGGEQIRKATQLNWKRLLPYLGLLSLRAHSAALIEAVLRYYFKHAELNIEQCIERRVAILGEQRNRLGNAKSLLSEDLVLGERVRDRSGKFRIHICELDWQRFHEFLPIGVGYQPLCMLVRFTLRDPLEYDIRLVLRRQEIRDLRIGEQNICRLGWTSWLGRERADGVVILSSKTQ; this is encoded by the coding sequence ATGGACACCGCGTATGGGCCAGCAGCCGCTTCTATAAGCGTGCTGACACGAGGAATACGTGAGTACTCGCTGTTCCAGGCCGTGTTGCTGGTCGTGGACCGACTGCGAGAGGCACACCCGTTTTTGGACGATGAGGATCTGTACGAGCGGTTGGAGTTTTGTGCCAACCCAAGCCTCGGATTCCCGGGTAGTGACATTGATCGATTGGAGTTTTTCGAGGAACACGGGCAGGTGCGGGCTCGTCTGCGCTTGAACCTGATTGGCTTGGTGGGCGCTGGGTCCCCCTTGCCTGCGTTCTATGGTGAACAGGCTTTGGGGGACGACGAAGAGGGCAATCCAACTCGTGATTTCCTCGACCTGTTCCACCATCGTCTTCAACGATTGATGCTGCCTATCTGGCGTAAGTACCGCTATTGCGCCAGTTTCCAAAGGGGGGCCCGCGATCCGTTTTCCGAGCAACTGTTGGCGCTGATTGGCTTGGGCGGCGAACAGATCCGCAAGGCCACTCAATTGAATTGGAAACGTCTGCTGCCGTACCTGGGCCTATTAAGTCTGCGGGCGCATTCGGCGGCGTTGATCGAAGCGGTACTGCGTTATTACTTCAAGCACGCCGAATTGAACATCGAGCAGTGCATCGAGCGTCGTGTGGCCATCCTTGGCGAGCAACGCAATCGTCTGGGGAACGCCAAGAGCCTACTGAGTGAGGATTTGGTGCTGGGCGAACGAGTTCGTGATCGCAGCGGCAAGTTCCGGATCCATATCTGCGAACTGGACTGGCAGCGTTTCCATGAGTTCTTGCCGATCGGCGTCGGTTACCAGCCGCTGTGCATGCTGGTGCGATTCACCCTGCGCGATCCCCTCGAATATGACATTCGCCTGGTCTTGCGCCGACAGGAAATACGCGATCTGCGTATTGGAGAACAGAACATCTGCCGCCTGGGATGGACCAGCTGGCTGGGGCGTGAACGCGCTGACGGCGTGGTGATCCTCAGCAGTAAAACTCAATAG
- the tssH gene encoding type VI secretion system ATPase TssH, producing the protein MINVDLQQLIQALDADTRSDLERSAERCVVRGANKVLVEDLLQGLLERPQGLLARALQDAQLSASELSAALQPRTEHSASRNPIFAPELVQWLQDALLVANLELGQSQVGQAALNLALLRNPIRHAGSYYQVLLSRLNVDRLKDFALSQQVQPVAGQFAVPGDSLLERFTHNLTQQARDGQLDPVLCRDGEIRQMIDILVRRRKNNPIVVGEAGVGKTAIVEGLALRIAAGEVPSVLEGVELLSLDMGLLQAGASIKGEFERRLKGVIDGVKASPKSIILFIDEAHTLIGAGGNAGGSDAANLLKPALARGELRTIAATTWAEYKKYFEKDPALARRFQPVQLHEPTVSDAVTILRGLAQVYEASHGIYLRDDAVVAAAQLSARYLAGRQLPDKAVDVLDTACARVRISLAAAPQSLERLRGEWTEGERQRHALRRDARAGLLIDLLELEALEGRLDGIEDECRVLEIQWTEQRILAERLLSLRQQLARAREAAVDQALCVETLEAALSETHSALMEAQVQGRLVSFEVCPRLVAEVIGAWTGIPLAQLAREHNVKVASFAADLRTRIRGQEQAVQALDRAMRATAAGLNKPDAPAGVFLLVGPSGVGKTETALALADLLYGGDRFITTLNMAEFQEKHTVSRLIGAPPGYVGFGEGGMLTEAVRQKPYSVVLLDEVEKADPDVLNLFYQIFDKGLANDGEGREIDFRNVLILMTSNLGSERISELCENGAQPNAERLEEAIRPILSKHFKPALLARMCVVPYYPVSGSVLRELVEIKLDRLGGRLHRRQLTFSYCGRLVDHLVERCARSDGGARLIDHLLDLHLTPRVADRLLAAMAAGEQLRHVHATLSGDAVACEFN; encoded by the coding sequence ATGATCAACGTAGACCTTCAGCAACTCATTCAGGCGCTGGACGCCGACACCAGGAGCGACTTGGAACGTTCGGCCGAGCGCTGCGTGGTCCGTGGCGCAAACAAGGTCCTGGTGGAAGACTTGTTGCAGGGTCTGCTGGAACGACCGCAAGGTCTGCTCGCCCGTGCTTTGCAGGATGCCCAGCTAAGCGCAAGCGAGCTGAGCGCCGCGCTGCAACCGCGTACTGAGCATAGCGCCTCGCGCAACCCGATATTTGCCCCTGAGCTGGTGCAGTGGCTGCAAGATGCGTTGCTGGTGGCCAATCTCGAACTGGGCCAGAGCCAGGTCGGGCAAGCAGCCTTGAACCTGGCGTTGCTGCGCAATCCGATCCGCCACGCGGGCAGCTATTACCAAGTGTTGCTTAGCCGGCTGAACGTCGACCGGCTGAAAGATTTCGCCTTGTCACAACAGGTACAACCGGTTGCCGGTCAATTCGCCGTGCCAGGCGACTCCCTGCTGGAGCGCTTCACTCATAACCTGACCCAGCAGGCCCGCGATGGCCAACTCGACCCAGTGCTTTGTCGGGACGGTGAGATCAGGCAGATGATCGATATCCTCGTTCGTCGCCGCAAAAACAATCCCATCGTGGTCGGTGAAGCGGGGGTGGGCAAGACCGCTATCGTCGAAGGCCTGGCCTTGCGCATCGCCGCCGGGGAGGTACCGTCAGTACTCGAAGGTGTCGAATTACTGTCGTTGGATATGGGACTGCTGCAGGCCGGAGCCAGCATCAAGGGCGAATTCGAGCGTCGCCTCAAAGGTGTGATCGACGGCGTCAAGGCTTCGCCAAAATCCATCATCCTGTTCATCGACGAAGCCCACACCTTGATCGGTGCGGGTGGCAATGCTGGTGGTTCTGACGCGGCCAACTTGCTCAAGCCGGCCCTGGCCCGAGGCGAACTACGGACTATCGCGGCCACTACCTGGGCTGAGTACAAAAAATACTTTGAGAAAGACCCGGCCCTGGCTCGTCGTTTCCAGCCAGTGCAGTTGCACGAGCCGACCGTCAGTGACGCGGTGACCATCCTGCGTGGTCTGGCCCAGGTCTACGAGGCCAGTCACGGTATTTACCTGCGTGATGATGCGGTGGTTGCGGCGGCGCAATTGTCCGCCCGCTATCTGGCTGGTCGTCAACTGCCGGACAAGGCCGTCGATGTGCTCGACACTGCATGCGCGCGCGTGCGCATCAGTTTGGCCGCTGCGCCACAAAGCCTCGAGCGACTGCGCGGCGAATGGACCGAAGGCGAGCGTCAGCGCCATGCGCTGCGTCGTGATGCGCGGGCCGGCCTGTTGATTGATCTCCTGGAACTGGAGGCGCTGGAGGGGCGTCTGGATGGCATCGAAGACGAGTGTCGGGTACTGGAGATCCAATGGACCGAGCAACGAATTCTTGCTGAGCGCTTGCTGTCGCTGCGTCAGCAACTGGCCAGAGCGCGGGAAGCCGCGGTGGATCAAGCCTTGTGCGTCGAGACCCTGGAAGCGGCATTGAGCGAAACCCATAGCGCATTGATGGAGGCGCAAGTTCAGGGACGTCTGGTCAGTTTCGAAGTTTGCCCACGGCTGGTGGCCGAAGTGATCGGTGCCTGGACAGGCATACCGCTGGCGCAACTGGCACGGGAGCACAACGTTAAAGTCGCCAGCTTCGCGGCTGACCTGCGTACACGCATTCGCGGTCAGGAACAGGCTGTGCAGGCGCTTGACCGTGCGATGCGCGCCACCGCTGCTGGCCTGAACAAACCTGACGCCCCGGCGGGTGTATTTTTGTTGGTGGGGCCCAGCGGCGTCGGTAAGACCGAGACGGCTCTGGCCTTGGCTGATCTGCTATACGGTGGCGACCGTTTTATCACCACCCTCAATATGGCCGAGTTTCAGGAAAAACATACTGTTTCCCGACTGATCGGCGCACCACCTGGCTATGTCGGTTTTGGTGAAGGCGGCATGCTTACCGAAGCCGTGCGGCAAAAACCCTATTCAGTCGTGTTGCTTGACGAGGTCGAAAAGGCTGACCCGGATGTGCTGAACCTGTTCTACCAGATCTTCGACAAAGGTTTGGCCAATGACGGGGAAGGGCGAGAGATCGACTTTCGTAATGTCCTGATTCTGATGACGTCGAACCTGGGCAGTGAGCGCATCAGCGAGCTGTGCGAGAACGGCGCGCAACCGAATGCCGAACGCCTCGAAGAAGCCATTCGCCCAATACTCAGCAAACATTTCAAACCAGCGCTGCTGGCACGCATGTGCGTGGTGCCGTACTACCCGGTAAGCGGCTCGGTGTTGCGTGAGCTGGTGGAAATCAAACTCGATCGCTTGGGTGGGCGACTGCACCGTCGTCAGCTGACCTTCAGTTATTGCGGGAGGCTTGTGGACCACTTGGTTGAGCGTTGCGCTCGTAGCGACGGTGGCGCTCGGCTAATCGATCATCTGCTCGACCTGCACCTGACCCCGCGGGTGGCGGACCGCTTGCTCGCGGCCATGGCGGCTGGTGAACAGCTGCGACATGTACACGCCACGCTTAGCGGCGACGCCGTAGCTTGCGAATTCAACTGA
- a CDS encoding sigma-54 interaction domain-containing protein → MFKQVSQPLAYAEALAALFSNLSRSVDGVALSADFILGAARLIGCELVQLYVRDTTRTHLEIDTECLEGQLQFRDRAGLPSDYNGEQLLQFALCQNRVVCLGALSDSVHDTRFLPVRAKPWQSLLCVPLANSQGDVEGLLLCASSQHVDLRGFAESLGHLGAFVLNQMHRLQCLRRPAGETQPIATSLPSATGYGLIGRSAAMRHTCSLISKVLHSPYTILLRGETGTGKEVVARAIHDWGPRRSKAFIVQNCAAVPENLLESELFGYRKGAFTGADRDRAGLFDAANGGTLLLDEIGDMPLSLQAKLLRVLQEGEVRPLGSNDTHTIDVRIIAATHRDLKLLVTEGKFREDLYYRLAPFPIQLPALRQREGDVIELARHFADKACTLLRRDPVRWSDAALDHLAAYGFPGNIRELKGVVERAVLLCEGGELLVEHFELYIEPPPERGRMNLRERLEQVERGLLIDCLRENAGNQTRTARELGIARRTLLYRLARLNIHRRDYGD, encoded by the coding sequence ATGTTCAAGCAAGTTTCGCAACCGCTGGCCTACGCAGAAGCCCTGGCGGCGTTGTTTTCCAACCTTTCGCGCTCGGTCGATGGTGTTGCGCTGTCGGCGGATTTCATTCTGGGAGCCGCGCGGCTCATTGGCTGCGAACTGGTGCAGTTGTACGTGCGCGATACCACCCGCACTCACCTGGAAATAGACACCGAATGTCTGGAGGGCCAGTTGCAGTTTCGTGACCGAGCCGGCCTACCTTCCGATTACAACGGTGAGCAATTGTTGCAGTTCGCCCTGTGCCAGAACCGCGTGGTGTGCCTCGGCGCGTTGAGCGACAGCGTGCACGACACCCGCTTTCTACCGGTCCGGGCCAAGCCTTGGCAGTCACTGCTCTGCGTGCCGTTAGCCAACTCGCAGGGAGACGTCGAGGGCTTGTTGCTGTGCGCCAGCAGTCAACACGTCGACCTGCGCGGGTTCGCCGAATCCTTAGGGCATCTTGGGGCGTTCGTGCTCAACCAGATGCACCGATTGCAATGCCTGCGCCGTCCTGCTGGCGAAACCCAGCCTATCGCCACAAGCCTGCCGAGTGCCACCGGCTACGGCTTGATTGGTAGGAGCGCGGCGATGCGCCATACCTGCTCATTGATCAGCAAAGTACTGCATAGCCCTTATACCATCTTGCTGCGTGGTGAGACCGGCACGGGCAAGGAGGTGGTGGCTCGGGCCATCCATGATTGGGGGCCGCGTCGGTCCAAGGCATTTATCGTGCAGAACTGCGCGGCGGTGCCCGAGAATTTGCTGGAAAGCGAGCTGTTCGGCTATCGCAAGGGCGCGTTCACTGGAGCGGACCGGGACCGTGCGGGGCTGTTCGATGCGGCCAACGGCGGCACGCTGCTGCTCGATGAAATCGGCGATATGCCATTGTCCCTCCAGGCCAAGCTGCTACGGGTGTTGCAGGAGGGTGAGGTCCGTCCGCTGGGGTCTAACGACACCCATACCATCGACGTACGCATCATTGCCGCCACTCACCGCGATCTGAAACTGTTGGTGACGGAAGGCAAGTTCCGTGAAGACCTGTATTACCGCCTCGCCCCGTTTCCGATCCAATTGCCGGCGCTGCGTCAACGCGAAGGCGACGTCATCGAACTGGCGCGACATTTTGCCGACAAGGCTTGCACGTTATTGCGGCGTGATCCGGTGCGCTGGTCCGACGCGGCGCTCGATCATCTGGCCGCCTACGGCTTCCCCGGAAACATACGTGAACTCAAAGGTGTCGTGGAAAGGGCCGTGCTGTTGTGCGAGGGCGGCGAACTGCTGGTCGAGCATTTTGAGCTGTATATCGAGCCCCCGCCGGAACGTGGCCGCATGAACCTTCGCGAACGGCTGGAGCAGGTTGAACGTGGCTTGCTGATCGATTGCCTGCGCGAGAACGCCGGTAACCAGACACGCACCGCCCGCGAACTCGGCATTGCACGCCGCACGCTGCTTTACCGCCTCGCACGACTGAATATTCATCGGAGGGATTACGGTGATTGA
- a CDS encoding type VI secretion protein, which translates to MPVYPWQALLLTFVVLFGLGGCSGNYKFNDSGYRPLGDPQAVNRGK; encoded by the coding sequence ATGCCTGTCTATCCCTGGCAAGCCCTCCTGCTGACTTTCGTCGTGCTATTCGGCCTCGGCGGCTGTAGCGGTAATTACAAATTCAATGACAGTGGCTATCGCCCACTGGGTGATCCGCAGGCGGTCAATCGCGGCAAGTGA
- the tagH gene encoding type VI secretion system-associated FHA domain protein TagH: MELVFEMLNARQFIATPPRQKTFGPAGGVIGRGEGCDWIIPDHRRLLSKRHAQVSFREGEFFLTDISGNGTTHRESGERLPNGEPVRIKDGDIYMMGDFEVLARLLAGPASNATETVRPVPTGNLIPDDAFLDLDPLKALDQRERVYPEIDELINPTVVPPDALHRPDYARVDMESLLLPELIDAPIEPARESVALSDAVERPHEGFWERFGNALGMDLNSLDIEAREALAISTARLLKESVQGLQQSLRTRAELKNELRLAQTLIQSEQKNPLKFADDARHALQVLLQPAQPVQLSADQAIARAFRDLQAHQIALLAASRTTLRATLEHFSPQLLALRLERDHRPLINTAGHYWRAYGRYHQALCQNDDWTERLLARDFAQAYEEQVRLISTLHTNHHG; the protein is encoded by the coding sequence ATGGAACTTGTTTTCGAAATGCTGAATGCCAGGCAATTCATCGCTACACCGCCGCGTCAGAAAACTTTCGGGCCGGCCGGTGGCGTGATCGGGCGAGGCGAGGGCTGTGACTGGATCATCCCGGACCATCGGCGTTTGCTGTCCAAGCGCCATGCGCAAGTCAGCTTCCGTGAGGGCGAATTTTTCCTAACCGACATCAGTGGTAACGGCACGACCCATCGTGAAAGCGGCGAGCGCCTGCCCAATGGCGAACCGGTACGCATCAAGGACGGCGATATCTACATGATGGGCGATTTCGAAGTCCTGGCCCGGCTGCTCGCCGGCCCGGCCAGCAACGCTACCGAAACCGTACGTCCGGTACCCACCGGCAATCTCATTCCAGACGACGCATTTCTGGATCTTGATCCGTTGAAGGCCTTGGACCAACGGGAGCGTGTTTACCCGGAAATAGATGAGTTGATCAACCCTACAGTCGTACCGCCGGATGCCCTACATCGTCCGGACTACGCACGCGTCGACATGGAGAGCCTGCTGTTGCCGGAACTGATAGACGCTCCGATCGAGCCTGCGCGGGAGTCGGTTGCATTATCCGATGCGGTCGAACGTCCACACGAAGGTTTCTGGGAGCGTTTCGGTAACGCACTGGGCATGGATCTGAATAGCTTGGACATTGAGGCCCGCGAAGCCCTGGCGATCAGTACCGCGCGGCTGCTTAAGGAAAGTGTCCAAGGTCTGCAGCAGAGTTTGCGCACCCGTGCCGAGCTGAAAAACGAACTGCGTTTGGCCCAGACCCTCATCCAAAGCGAGCAGAAGAACCCGCTGAAGTTTGCCGACGATGCCCGTCATGCCCTGCAGGTGCTGTTGCAGCCGGCCCAACCTGTCCAGTTATCTGCCGACCAGGCCATAGCCCGTGCATTCCGTGATTTGCAGGCTCATCAAATAGCCTTGCTAGCTGCTAGCCGCACCACCTTGCGCGCAACGCTGGAACATTTTTCGCCTCAGTTATTGGCCCTTCGTCTGGAGCGGGACCATAGGCCGCTGATCAACACCGCTGGCCACTACTGGAGGGCTTATGGCCGCTATCACCAAGCCCTTTGCCAGAACGACGATTGGACCGAGCGTCTGCTGGCCCGTGACTTTGCCCAGGCCTATGAGGAACAGGTTCGCCTTATTTCCACCCTGCACACCAATCACCATGGATGA
- the tssJ gene encoding type VI secretion system lipoprotein TssJ, with protein sequence MSRCTMHLFRTSTVFATMLLLAGCATLSPLSTMTKLNLTLTASAQVNPDLNGRPSPVVVRLYELKHPVAFENADFFSLYERARESLSPDLVSSEELELRPGETVELRLDIARGGRYVGVLAAYRDLPKARWRYTLPVAAARLTEANLTFDQDGIAGAHERLAKAYDR encoded by the coding sequence ATGTCTCGCTGCACGATGCATTTATTCAGAACTTCGACGGTATTTGCCACGATGCTGCTGTTGGCTGGCTGCGCTACGTTGTCGCCTTTGTCGACGATGACCAAACTCAACCTCACGCTGACGGCCAGCGCTCAAGTCAATCCAGACCTCAACGGACGGCCATCACCGGTGGTGGTGCGGTTGTATGAGCTCAAGCATCCGGTGGCTTTCGAAAACGCGGATTTCTTCAGTCTCTATGAACGCGCCAGGGAAAGCCTGTCGCCCGATCTGGTTTCCAGCGAAGAGCTGGAGCTACGCCCAGGTGAAACTGTCGAACTCAGGCTCGACATCGCCAGGGGCGGACGTTATGTCGGTGTGCTCGCGGCGTATCGTGATCTGCCGAAAGCTCGATGGCGTTATACGCTGCCGGTCGCTGCGGCGCGGTTGACCGAGGCGAACCTGACCTTTGATCAGGACGGCATCGCTGGCGCTCATGAACGATTGGCCAAGGCATATGATCGATGA